From one Ammospiza nelsoni isolate bAmmNel1 chromosome 14, bAmmNel1.pri, whole genome shotgun sequence genomic stretch:
- the REC114 gene encoding meiotic recombination protein REC114 has product MAAAGGGRGSQPGLISAPGTAGDTSLLGSATVWPLKRYARFLPPKDGDEEGQITSWKVFESNEESGPLVLTIVESGHFFISQGRTVLEGFSLIDSHKWLKIVRRAECLLLQAQAKSECRMFRVQFGGSCREEVQEHCSSCVHKLRQFLPVQGAEEQSPSQDSQAMDTEHAPDEPLPDSCTSLGERRSVAQLAQWVLRQRPEMPPVLRQPAWSARELGTFIRLCLMDQHFPAFVEDVEKELHRLAKE; this is encoded by the exons ATGGCGGCAGCTGGCGGCGGTCGTggctcccagcctgggctgatTTCGGCGCCGGGCACCGCCGGTGACACCTCCCTCCTCGGTAGCGCCACAGTGTGGCCCTTGAAGCGCTACGCTCGCTTCCTCCCCCCGAAGGACGGTGACGAGGAGGGGCAGATCACCTCCTGGAAG GTGTTTGAATCAAATGAAGAATCAGGTCCTCTTGTCCTTACCATTGTGGAGTCTGGCCATTTCTTTATTTCCCAAGGGCGAACAGTGCTG gaaGGCTTTTCCCTGATCGATTCCCACAAGTGGCTGAAGATagtgaggagagcagagtgcctgctgctccaggcacaggcCAAG AGCGAGTGCCGCATGTTCCGCGTGCAGTTcggaggcagctgcagggaggaggtgcaggagcactgcagcagctgtgtccACAAGCTCAGGCAGTTCCTGCCCGTGCAgggggctgaggagcagagccccagccaggacagccaggcCATGGACACCGAGCACGCA CCAGATGAGCCTCTCCCAGACTCCTGCACAAGCCTTGGAGAAAGAAGATCTGTAGCACAGCTTGCACAG TGGGTGCTGCGGCAGCGGCCGGAGATGCCCCCGGTGCTGCGGCAGCCGGCCTGGAGCGCCCGCGAGCTGGGAACCTTCATCCGCCTGTGCCTCATGGACCAGCACTTCCCTGCCTTCGTGGAGGACgtggagaaggagctgcacaGGCTGGCCAAGGAATAG